A section of the Rhodothermus profundi genome encodes:
- a CDS encoding alkaline phosphatase: MRWIVLIGLMLWGGGMGGYAQSGLRPKNLILMIADGCGPASITMARDYARAVLGRTELALDAMQTGAVRTGSTSSRVTDSAAGATAYACGIKTYNGAIAVDTAGRPVATLLEAARARGMATGLVVTSRITHATPAAFAAHVPQRAMESEIAAQMLAQRIDVLLGGGWAYFLPPAEGGRRTDHRNLLREAEQAGYQVVRTAHAFRQGLRRPVLGLFGPDHLPYEIDRNPENVPSLAEMTRAAIALLQEDPDGFFLMVEGSRIDHAGHANDAAAHVREVLAYDEAVAVALDFARRNGQTLVVSVADHETGGLSLGRNVNGRGIYAWHPEVLARVRASYEQLIPALRQADRPDSLLKTWAGLERLQADEQALVQQALANPDAWPHVVTELIGRRAIVGWTTNGHTAVDVNLYAFGPGAEHLVGSFENDELGRRLAELMGFDLPALTETLRQQEWVGENY; this comes from the coding sequence ATGCGCTGGATTGTATTGATAGGGTTGATGCTCTGGGGAGGGGGGATGGGAGGGTATGCCCAGTCTGGGTTGCGTCCGAAAAACCTGATCTTGATGATTGCCGACGGGTGCGGTCCGGCCAGCATCACGATGGCCCGTGACTACGCTCGGGCGGTGCTGGGCCGTACCGAACTGGCCCTGGATGCCATGCAAACCGGCGCCGTGCGCACTGGATCAACCTCCAGCCGCGTAACCGACTCGGCTGCTGGCGCAACAGCCTATGCCTGCGGCATTAAAACCTACAATGGGGCCATTGCCGTTGACACGGCCGGACGTCCTGTCGCTACGCTACTCGAAGCGGCCAGAGCGCGGGGCATGGCAACCGGTCTGGTCGTTACCAGTCGCATCACGCATGCCACACCGGCCGCTTTTGCAGCGCATGTGCCCCAGCGGGCCATGGAAAGTGAGATTGCAGCGCAGATGCTGGCCCAGCGCATCGACGTGCTGCTGGGCGGCGGGTGGGCCTACTTTCTGCCGCCTGCCGAAGGAGGACGCCGCACCGACCATCGCAACCTGCTGCGCGAGGCAGAACAGGCTGGCTACCAGGTCGTGCGCACGGCACATGCGTTTCGCCAGGGGCTGCGGCGCCCGGTGCTGGGACTGTTCGGCCCCGATCACCTGCCCTACGAAATCGATCGCAATCCAGAGAACGTCCCTTCGCTGGCTGAAATGACGCGCGCGGCCATCGCGCTGCTTCAGGAAGACCCGGATGGCTTTTTCCTGATGGTGGAGGGGAGCCGGATTGACCATGCCGGACATGCCAACGATGCCGCCGCGCACGTCCGTGAGGTATTGGCTTACGACGAAGCCGTCGCTGTCGCCCTTGATTTTGCCCGTCGCAATGGACAGACGCTGGTCGTTTCCGTGGCCGACCATGAGACAGGCGGTCTGTCGCTCGGACGCAACGTAAACGGCCGCGGCATTTATGCCTGGCATCCGGAAGTACTGGCGCGCGTGCGCGCCTCCTACGAGCAGCTTATCCCTGCCTTGCGCCAGGCAGATCGTCCCGATTCGCTCCTGAAGACATGGGCGGGGCTCGAGCGCCTGCAGGCCGATGAGCAGGCTCTGGTGCAGCAGGCCCTTGCAAATCCGGACGCCTGGCCTCACGTGGTAACCGAACTGATCGGCCGACGAGCTATCGTCGGATGGACCACAAATGGCCACACTGCCGTGGATGTCAACCTGTATGCATTTGGCCCTGGAGCCGAACACCTGGTAGGCAGCTTTGAAAACGACGAACTTGGCCGCCGCCTGGCCGAACTGATGGGATTCGACCTGCCGGCCCTTACCGAAACGCTGCGCCAGCAGGAATGGGTGGGTGAAAACTATTGA
- a CDS encoding bifunctional phosphoglucose/phosphomannose isomerase — MRLEDIRRVDPQGMYDAIREFPEQWRRGRALARAFDPGFTLEGKDHLVIAGMGGSAIGGDLLRTLVADTARLPVTVVRHYQLPGFVTERSVVIASSYSGNTEETLAAYEEARARGATVLCVASGGELLRRARAEGVPFLQIPGGLQPRAALGYSFTALLTIAEQVGLVAPDEAAWNETQELLEQQSEIFGDPSGNDALELAEALQDRLPFIYSGAGLMEAVNLRWRCQIQENAKRLASGNVYPELNHNEIMGWEYPGPLHETIGVIVLRDREDHPRVQQRMEVTRELISDRAGYWAEVQSQGESRLARMMSLVNLGDWVSLYLAVLLGVDPTPVPLIGQLKETLARV; from the coding sequence ATGCGACTTGAAGACATTCGTCGGGTAGACCCGCAGGGCATGTACGACGCCATTCGGGAGTTTCCAGAGCAGTGGCGTCGCGGGCGGGCGCTAGCCCGGGCTTTTGATCCAGGCTTTACGCTGGAAGGCAAAGATCACCTGGTCATTGCCGGGATGGGCGGGTCGGCCATCGGGGGAGACTTGCTCCGCACGCTGGTGGCCGACACAGCCCGGCTGCCGGTAACCGTCGTCCGGCATTATCAACTGCCCGGTTTTGTAACCGAACGCTCCGTTGTCATCGCTTCCAGCTATTCGGGAAACACCGAAGAAACGCTGGCGGCCTACGAGGAAGCGCGGGCGCGCGGCGCAACAGTTCTCTGCGTAGCTTCCGGGGGCGAGCTGCTGCGACGTGCCCGCGCCGAAGGCGTGCCGTTCTTGCAAATTCCGGGCGGTCTGCAACCCCGCGCAGCGCTGGGCTACTCGTTTACGGCGCTGCTCACGATCGCCGAGCAGGTTGGCCTGGTGGCTCCTGATGAAGCTGCCTGGAATGAAACGCAGGAGCTGCTAGAGCAGCAAAGTGAGATCTTTGGGGATCCGTCCGGCAATGATGCCCTGGAGCTGGCCGAGGCGCTGCAGGACCGACTGCCGTTCATCTACAGCGGCGCAGGGCTCATGGAGGCCGTCAACCTGCGCTGGCGCTGCCAGATCCAGGAAAATGCTAAACGGTTGGCCTCAGGGAACGTCTACCCCGAGTTGAACCACAATGAAATTATGGGCTGGGAATACCCGGGCCCCCTCCATGAAACCATCGGGGTGATCGTCCTGCGCGACCGCGAAGATCACCCCCGGGTCCAGCAGCGCATGGAAGTTACGCGCGAGCTGATTTCAGATCGGGCTGGCTATTGGGCCGAGGTGCAGAGCCAGGGCGAAAGCCGACTGGCACGTATGATGTCGCTGGTAAACCTGGGCGATTGGGTTAGCCTGTACCTGGCCGTGCTGCTGGGCGTTGATCCAACGCCCGTACCGCTGATCGGCCAGCTCAAAGAAACGCTGGCTCGGGTATGA
- the ptsP gene encoding phosphoenolpyruvate--protein phosphotransferase, producing MEQRQVQTEAQERVFVGIPAAPGIAIGPAYLFNKREVVVEARRISEAEVAAELERFEQAVQRAERDLDKISSVAREKLGEESAAVFEAQRLMLRDAELYDRIREYIQTHHCNADYAVAQVLDELIQRVEVRSNAYLRERLADLIDVKERLIRHLRREKLLSAVDPEHIIVAENLSAADVVLFSRRGILGCATDHGGPTSHVSIMARALGVPAVVSLHGLSDSVQTGDLVILDGIQGRVVVNPRPETLAVYRTRQERYRRLLQDQQHLIPLPAETLDGHRFILRANLELIEELDLLKKFGAEGIGLFRTEVLFLMRGPLNVSEDYQLHVYRQIIERVKPEPTTFRLLDLGGDKMLPIAHREHNPFLGWRGLRVLLDRPELLLPQLRALLRASAHGPVRILVPMVTALDEYHRFLEILEKVKSELRARGEPFDETVPVGIMVEVPSVALMADLFAEEADFFSIGTNDLTQYTLAVDRGNDLVSQRYEALHPAVLRLVKHTIEAGHRHGIPVSLCGELAGDPQATPILAGMGLDEFSAAPPYLPEVKRVIRAMQFQEAQALAAQALQCRTASEVSALVNEWLQEHGCGLLQYMQADEPMTGNGRTAPSSLQAS from the coding sequence ATGGAGCAGCGGCAGGTCCAAACGGAAGCGCAAGAACGCGTTTTTGTAGGGATCCCGGCGGCTCCAGGCATCGCCATTGGACCGGCGTATCTGTTTAACAAGCGGGAAGTGGTCGTAGAAGCCCGGCGCATTTCAGAGGCTGAAGTAGCGGCTGAGCTGGAACGGTTCGAACAGGCGGTGCAGCGAGCCGAACGCGACTTGGACAAAATCAGCTCAGTAGCCCGGGAAAAACTGGGAGAAGAAAGTGCAGCGGTCTTTGAAGCGCAGCGATTGATGCTGCGCGATGCCGAACTGTACGATCGCATCCGGGAGTATATTCAAACCCATCACTGCAACGCAGACTATGCCGTAGCGCAGGTTCTTGATGAGCTCATCCAACGCGTGGAAGTCCGCAGCAACGCGTACCTGCGGGAGCGACTGGCCGACCTGATTGATGTGAAGGAACGTCTGATCCGGCATTTGCGACGGGAAAAGCTGCTCTCAGCGGTCGATCCCGAACACATCATCGTCGCTGAAAACCTCTCAGCCGCTGACGTCGTGCTCTTTAGCCGACGCGGCATCCTGGGGTGCGCGACCGACCACGGCGGCCCCACCTCGCACGTGTCAATCATGGCCCGGGCCCTGGGGGTGCCGGCCGTGGTAAGCCTGCACGGCCTTTCCGACAGCGTGCAGACCGGCGATCTGGTCATTTTAGACGGTATTCAAGGACGCGTTGTGGTCAACCCGCGTCCTGAGACCCTGGCAGTTTATCGAACCCGCCAGGAGCGCTATCGACGGCTCCTACAGGATCAGCAACACCTGATTCCGCTGCCGGCGGAAACGCTTGACGGACATCGCTTTATCCTTCGAGCCAACCTGGAACTGATCGAAGAACTGGACCTGCTGAAAAAGTTCGGGGCCGAAGGAATCGGGCTGTTCCGCACCGAGGTGCTCTTCCTGATGCGGGGACCGCTAAACGTCTCGGAAGACTATCAACTACACGTGTATCGCCAGATTATCGAACGCGTAAAGCCAGAACCCACTACGTTTCGTTTGCTCGATCTGGGCGGCGACAAGATGCTGCCCATTGCGCACCGGGAACATAATCCGTTTCTGGGATGGCGCGGATTGCGGGTATTGCTGGACCGTCCGGAACTCTTGCTGCCGCAACTGCGGGCGCTGCTGCGAGCCAGTGCACATGGCCCGGTGCGCATTCTGGTGCCCATGGTAACCGCGCTGGACGAGTACCACCGGTTCCTAGAGATTCTGGAAAAGGTCAAGTCTGAATTGCGGGCGCGCGGAGAACCCTTCGACGAAACCGTGCCAGTAGGTATTATGGTTGAGGTGCCCTCCGTTGCGCTCATGGCTGATCTGTTTGCCGAAGAAGCGGACTTCTTTTCCATTGGAACAAACGACCTGACGCAATACACGCTGGCTGTCGATCGCGGCAACGACCTGGTTTCGCAGCGCTATGAAGCCCTGCATCCAGCCGTATTGCGCCTGGTTAAGCATACCATTGAGGCCGGTCATCGGCACGGGATTCCGGTGAGTCTGTGTGGCGAGCTGGCAGGCGATCCGCAGGCCACGCCTATTCTGGCTGGCATGGGATTGGATGAATTCAGTGCAGCCCCACCGTATTTACCGGAAGTAAAGCGCGTGATTCGGGCGATGCAGTTCCAGGAGGCGCAGGCGTTGGCCGCTCAGGCATTGCAGTGCCGCACGGCCAGTGAAGTCTCGGCGCTGGTCAACGAGTGGTTGCAGGAGCACGGCTGTGGGTTGCTGCAGTACATGCAGGCCGATGAGCCCATGACAGGCAATGGGCGTACGGCCCCTTCCAGTTTGCAAGCGTCTTGA
- a CDS encoding HPr family phosphocarrier protein, whose protein sequence is MIVREVVVKNKSGLHTRPASMIVRTASRFKSDFFIEKDGYEINGKSIIGVMTLAAEPGARLKLIFDGEDEHEAAEAIVALFEQGFGEIE, encoded by the coding sequence ATGATTGTCCGAGAAGTCGTGGTCAAAAACAAATCCGGGTTGCACACGCGGCCGGCTTCGATGATTGTGCGCACGGCCTCGCGTTTCAAGTCGGATTTTTTTATCGAAAAGGACGGATACGAAATCAATGGAAAGAGTATTATTGGCGTGATGACCCTGGCAGCAGAACCCGGCGCCCGATTAAAGCTTATCTTTGATGGAGAGGACGAGCACGAGGCGGCGGAGGCCATTGTCGCGCTGTTCGAGCAGGGCTTCGGGGAAATTGAATAA
- a CDS encoding polyprenyl synthetase family protein, translating to MKATDREAAAHVAQLRQLVEQALPTLVHPAREPAELYEPVRYVLRSTGKRMRPVLLLLTAELYGRPPETVLPAALAVEVFHAFTLVHDDIMDHAAERRGRPTVHVRWDEATALLCGDYLMGLAYALLGQVEGAPLARMLALFHRMVERLCEGQALDKAFETRPQVSVAEYLQMVDGKTGALLELCLQLGGLLGGANEADLRTLEQLGRNLGRAFQIQDDLLDLTATSPQWGKPIGADLMEGKKTFPVLAALEQAPESERAWFTERLHRRFRPDEVPEARRRLERLGGLEAARQAVATYLQQARSALARLPDQPPAKALAWFLDRLEQRRY from the coding sequence ATGAAGGCAACAGATCGGGAGGCTGCCGCACACGTGGCCCAACTGCGCCAGCTCGTGGAGCAGGCGCTGCCCACGCTGGTCCATCCAGCTCGTGAGCCAGCTGAACTCTACGAACCCGTCCGCTACGTGCTCCGCAGCACAGGCAAACGCATGCGCCCCGTGCTGCTGCTTCTGACGGCTGAACTCTACGGCCGTCCGCCGGAAACTGTACTGCCCGCCGCGCTGGCTGTCGAGGTCTTCCATGCCTTTACGCTGGTCCATGACGACATCATGGACCACGCGGCCGAGCGTCGCGGGCGACCGACCGTCCACGTACGCTGGGATGAAGCCACCGCACTGCTCTGTGGCGATTATCTGATGGGCCTGGCGTATGCGCTGCTGGGGCAGGTAGAAGGGGCCCCGCTGGCCCGAATGCTGGCGCTATTTCACCGCATGGTAGAACGACTCTGCGAGGGGCAGGCACTCGATAAGGCCTTTGAAACCCGCCCGCAGGTCTCTGTGGCCGAATATTTGCAAATGGTCGATGGCAAAACCGGCGCATTGCTGGAGCTGTGCCTGCAACTGGGAGGATTGCTGGGGGGGGCCAACGAAGCAGACTTGCGCACGCTCGAGCAACTGGGGCGCAACCTGGGGCGGGCTTTTCAGATTCAGGACGACCTGCTGGATCTGACCGCCACCTCGCCGCAATGGGGAAAACCCATCGGGGCGGACCTGATGGAAGGCAAGAAAACGTTTCCGGTCCTGGCGGCCCTCGAACAGGCCCCTGAGAGCGAACGCGCCTGGTTCACCGAACGTTTACATCGAAGGTTCCGCCCGGACGAGGTGCCCGAAGCGCGTCGGCGACTGGAGCGACTGGGAGGACTGGAGGCAGCCCGGCAGGCTGTGGCCACGTATCTTCAACAGGCCCGGAGTGCGCTGGCGCGTCTGCCCGACCAGCCGCCCGCAAAGGCATTGGCCTGGTTCCTCGACCGACTGGAGCAGCGTCGCTACTGA
- a CDS encoding adenylate kinase: protein MRIVLMGPPGAGKGTQAKRLVTVYGLRHISTGDLIRAAIQEETPLGKQAQPYLEAGQLVPDELVWELAKAALAENNYDDFVLDGFPRTVRQAEWLDDLLEQTGCPLQVVLNLVVPDELIVERLSRRRVHKITGENYHLDFNPPPPDVDPSLIIQRPDDRPEAIRRRLEVYRSTHEPLEQYYRARGLLVDVDGVGSLEEVFDRIQAVLRQQGVLVEK, encoded by the coding sequence ATGCGCATCGTACTTATGGGGCCGCCCGGTGCCGGTAAGGGCACGCAGGCCAAACGGTTGGTCACGGTCTATGGACTGCGTCATATTTCGACCGGCGACCTGATCCGAGCAGCTATCCAGGAGGAAACGCCGCTAGGAAAACAGGCGCAGCCCTACCTGGAAGCAGGCCAACTGGTGCCCGACGAGCTGGTCTGGGAGCTGGCTAAAGCAGCGCTGGCCGAAAATAACTACGACGACTTCGTGCTGGATGGATTCCCGCGTACCGTCCGGCAGGCAGAGTGGCTCGATGATTTGCTGGAGCAGACGGGATGTCCCCTCCAGGTCGTGCTGAACCTGGTTGTGCCGGACGAGCTGATCGTGGAGCGCCTCTCGCGCCGACGCGTACACAAAATCACTGGCGAAAACTATCACCTGGATTTCAATCCGCCTCCACCCGACGTGGACCCTTCGCTGATTATTCAGCGCCCTGACGACCGGCCCGAGGCAATCCGGCGTCGGCTGGAAGTATACCGCAGCACGCATGAGCCGCTGGAACAGTACTACCGGGCACGAGGTCTGCTGGTCGATGTAGACGGCGTGGGGTCGCTGGAGGAGGTGTTTGATCGCATTCAAGCAGTGCTCCGGCAGCAGGGCGTCCTGGTAGAAAAATAA
- a CDS encoding endonuclease NucS domain-containing protein, with protein MASISENQKAQIISLLQEEHLSREEIAKKVGVSPGTVSAIKAHMTMGTYQGTPTSQAEADELIEATEITFGLERDLQLTLRSNIQQLEKGLVIIDNGKEYVTEAGRIDILARDPKDTIVVIELKAGRAVPEAFTQLLAYMGAISKQEGKKVRGILVAGDFHPRVVFAARAVPNVKLCRYRCKFIFESVE; from the coding sequence ATGGCTTCTATTTCTGAGAATCAGAAAGCCCAGATAATCTCTCTACTTCAAGAAGAGCACCTTAGTCGCGAAGAAATCGCCAAAAAAGTTGGCGTTTCTCCAGGAACGGTCAGTGCCATTAAGGCCCACATGACAATGGGAACATACCAGGGAACGCCAACCTCACAAGCAGAAGCCGATGAGCTCATCGAAGCAACTGAAATAACTTTTGGCCTTGAACGCGATCTACAGCTTACTTTACGATCAAACATTCAACAACTTGAAAAGGGACTAGTGATCATTGATAATGGCAAAGAATATGTTACCGAAGCAGGTCGAATAGATATTCTTGCCAGAGACCCAAAGGACACAATTGTTGTGATAGAATTGAAAGCAGGAAGGGCTGTTCCTGAAGCTTTCACGCAATTGTTGGCCTATATGGGTGCTATTAGCAAGCAGGAAGGGAAGAAGGTACGGGGCATTTTAGTAGCCGGCGATTTTCATCCGCGTGTTGTATTCGCAGCGCGCGCAGTCCCCAATGTAAAGTTGTGTCGGTATCGCTGCAAGTTCATCTTTGAGTCAGTTGAATGA
- the pruA gene encoding L-glutamate gamma-semialdehyde dehydrogenase yields MHNAIPFPPVPKNEPVRSYAPGTPERASLRKRLQELKRETVEIKPIIGGQEIATDRVETLHPPHERAHTLGTVHLGGPREAEQAIEAALKARAEWARMPWTERAAIFLKAAELLSGPWRDTLNAATMLGQSKNVHQAEIDAACELADFFRFNVYFMARIYQDQPLNAPGVWNRMEYRPLEGFVFAVTPFNFTSIQGNLPTAPALMGNTVVWKPATTAVYSAYFLYKLLEEAGLPPGVINMVPGHGPDVGDAVFASPHLAGLHFTGSTNTFRYMWRTIGENIDRYRAYPRIVGETGGKDFIMVHASADPEAVATAIVRGSFEYQGQKCSAASRVYLPQSLWPRIRESLLDQLREVKMGTVEDFTNFINAVIDKKAFDKIVGYIEEAKQNPNVKVLYGGNYSDREGYFIEPTVLEVSDPGHRTMCEEIFGPVVSIYVYPDLRYEETLDLVNNTSPYALTGSIFAQDRKAIQLATERLVDAAGNFYINDKPTGAIVAQQPFGGARASGTNDKAGSYLNLLRWVSPRAIKETFVPPRHFRYPYLEPDTEVPADQATPVTS; encoded by the coding sequence ATGCATAACGCCATCCCCTTCCCTCCTGTCCCGAAAAACGAACCTGTACGCAGCTACGCACCGGGCACGCCGGAACGTGCTTCGCTCCGAAAGCGCTTGCAGGAGCTCAAACGCGAAACTGTCGAAATCAAACCGATCATCGGGGGCCAGGAAATTGCCACAGACCGGGTCGAAACGCTCCATCCCCCTCATGAACGCGCCCACACGCTGGGTACAGTGCATCTGGGCGGGCCCCGGGAAGCTGAACAAGCAATCGAGGCAGCCCTGAAAGCCCGCGCAGAATGGGCCCGCATGCCCTGGACCGAACGGGCCGCCATCTTCCTGAAAGCGGCTGAGTTGCTCTCCGGTCCCTGGCGCGACACGCTCAACGCGGCCACGATGCTCGGCCAGAGCAAAAACGTTCATCAGGCCGAGATCGACGCGGCCTGCGAGCTGGCCGACTTTTTCCGCTTCAACGTCTACTTCATGGCCCGCATCTATCAGGATCAACCGCTCAACGCGCCAGGCGTCTGGAACCGCATGGAGTACCGGCCGCTGGAAGGATTCGTTTTTGCCGTTACCCCCTTCAACTTTACCTCCATCCAGGGCAACCTGCCCACGGCCCCGGCCCTTATGGGCAACACGGTTGTGTGGAAGCCGGCCACCACGGCCGTCTACTCCGCCTATTTCCTCTACAAGTTACTCGAAGAGGCCGGCCTGCCGCCCGGGGTTATCAACATGGTGCCCGGCCACGGACCAGACGTCGGCGACGCCGTGTTTGCCTCTCCCCATCTGGCCGGCCTCCACTTTACGGGCTCGACGAACACCTTCCGTTACATGTGGCGCACCATCGGCGAAAACATCGACCGCTACCGGGCCTATCCCCGCATCGTCGGCGAAACCGGCGGCAAGGACTTCATCATGGTCCACGCTTCAGCCGATCCGGAAGCCGTGGCCACGGCCATCGTGCGGGGCAGCTTCGAATATCAGGGCCAGAAATGCTCGGCTGCCTCGCGCGTCTATCTGCCCCAGTCGCTCTGGCCGCGCATCCGGGAGTCGCTGCTCGACCAGCTCCGCGAAGTGAAAATGGGCACGGTCGAGGACTTCACCAACTTTATCAATGCTGTCATCGACAAAAAGGCCTTCGACAAGATTGTCGGCTACATTGAGGAGGCCAAGCAGAACCCGAACGTCAAAGTCCTCTATGGTGGCAACTATTCCGACCGGGAAGGTTACTTCATTGAGCCGACCGTGCTGGAGGTAAGCGATCCCGGGCACCGCACCATGTGCGAGGAGATCTTCGGACCGGTCGTGTCAATCTACGTATACCCCGATCTGCGCTATGAAGAAACGCTGGATCTGGTGAACAATACCTCGCCGTACGCGCTGACTGGATCGATCTTCGCTCAGGATCGCAAAGCCATCCAGCTGGCCACCGAGCGGCTGGTCGATGCTGCGGGGAACTTCTACATCAACGACAAACCAACGGGCGCTATCGTGGCCCAGCAGCCTTTCGGCGGCGCGCGGGCTTCCGGCACAAACGACAAGGCCGGCTCCTATCTCAATCTGCTGCGCTGGGTCTCGCCCCGCGCCATCAAAGAGACGTTCGTGCCGCCGCGGCACTTCAGATACCCCTACCTGGAGCCGGACACCGAGGTCCCGGCCGATCAGGCGACCCCGGTAACGTCCTGA
- a CDS encoding GntR family transcriptional regulator, producing the protein MITLDRTQPQPLHQQLVAQLRYLIARGHFRPGTPLPSTRELARQLGISFHTVRKAYQQLEVEGVVHRQSGRRYLVRPESAPTREMRLERGATLLQETLRRLVGIGLRTDDIEYLFQEQLALLEDHAPTPKVLCLAPTQELAECLIAALGGSWSELVEPITPEALVHHEDADLVLARHADLHRFRHRLPQADWLGLLVYPEPSVLERVASLLPRETLGLVTLQPETIPHLLTELRVATGFGGQVLAVAIEESRHHLRPLLDQADLLICTPQSYRRLATPGDRPIAMLSFRVGPESIDALQAHFQSL; encoded by the coding sequence ATGATCACGCTGGACCGCACGCAGCCACAGCCTTTGCATCAGCAACTGGTGGCGCAGTTGCGCTATTTGATTGCCCGCGGACATTTTCGCCCGGGCACGCCCCTGCCTTCCACCCGCGAACTGGCTCGCCAACTGGGCATTTCCTTCCATACGGTGCGCAAAGCCTACCAGCAACTTGAGGTGGAGGGAGTTGTGCACCGTCAATCAGGCCGCCGCTATCTGGTACGTCCCGAAAGCGCACCAACGCGAGAAATGCGACTCGAACGGGGCGCTACGCTCCTTCAGGAAACGCTGCGTCGGCTGGTCGGCATCGGCCTGCGCACCGACGACATTGAATATCTATTTCAGGAGCAACTGGCACTGCTGGAAGACCATGCGCCAACGCCCAAGGTGCTCTGCCTGGCCCCTACGCAGGAGCTGGCAGAATGCCTGATTGCAGCGCTGGGGGGTTCATGGTCGGAACTGGTCGAACCCATAACGCCCGAAGCGTTGGTGCACCATGAGGATGCGGATCTGGTACTGGCCCGCCATGCCGATCTGCATCGGTTTCGGCATCGACTGCCGCAGGCCGACTGGCTGGGCTTGCTGGTCTATCCCGAACCTTCCGTGCTGGAACGCGTGGCCAGCTTGCTTCCCCGCGAAACACTGGGGCTGGTAACCCTGCAGCCAGAGACCATTCCTCATCTGCTGACCGAACTGCGCGTAGCCACGGGCTTTGGGGGGCAGGTGCTGGCCGTAGCCATTGAAGAAAGCCGCCATCATTTGCGGCCGCTGCTCGACCAGGCCGACCTGCTCATCTGCACGCCGCAGAGCTACCGGCGCCTGGCAACTCCGGGCGACCGCCCCATAGCCATGCTATCCTTTCGCGTAGGGCCGGAATCCATTGATGCGCTCCAGGCCCATTTTCAGAGTCTCTAA